Below is a window of Geothermobacter ehrlichii DNA.
TGGAAAAGGCCATCGCCAACTTGCGTCGCGCCGATGCCCTGAGTTGCGAAGCGTTGCTGAAAACGCCGCGAAAACAGCTCGAAGAGATGATCCGGCCGGCCGGTTTTTTCCGCCAGAAGAGCGAACGATTGCACCTTTTCTGCCGCCACCTGCGGGACCATCACGACGGCAACCTCGAACGCCTGCTGGCGGCGCCGACGGCGGTGGCACGCCTCGAACTGCTGGAACTGAAAGGGGTGGGCCCGGAAACGGCCGACTCGATCCTGCTCTATGGAGGCAACCACGCCAGCTTCGTGGTCGACGCCTACACCCGTCGCCTGCTGCAGCGGCTCGACCTGCTCCCCGGCCGGGGGACCTACGACGAGATACGTACCTTCTTCATGCGCAACCTGCCCGTCGACGCCGCCCTGTTCAACGAGTACCACGCCCTGATCGTGATTCTGTGCAAGGATTACTGCCGAAAACGAAACCCGCGCTGCCAAAGCTGTCCGCTGATCGGGCTCTGCCGCTATCCCGAATCCGCCCACCCGTTGACGGAAGGCAAAAAACGACGTTGACCCGAACAACAGGCAGGCACCCCATGACTTCTGCCATCTGTGCCGTAGACGGCACGACAAATGTGACAATTTGACCCAATTGGCCCAGTTGTGGGACATTTTGTCCTCGATGCTCGTGGAGCAATTTTTTCATCCGGATCGAACACCGACGCAACTTTTTGATTTTATTTGTGTTTTCAATTCCCAATCGTTTGACTCGATTTTTGGCAACCCCATTGCAAACGTATACAATGAAATGGCCGCACGTTTTCGGGCGGACGAAAATCTTTTCTTTCAAGGAGTCGATGCAATGGGCAAAACGGTCAAGAATCCGAAACGGTTCATCATCTCCTGCCGCGTCAACGATGAAGAGATGAAGCTGCTGCAGAAACGGGCAAGAGAGGCCGGCACCAACATCTCCAACCTGCTGCGGGCCAGCCTCGAAATCGACCGAATGAACCAGCGCCAGGCCGTCTGAGCCTGCGCGGCGACACACGGGCGCAAACAGCTCACCAGGCGGCTACGGCCGCCTGAGAGCTGGCGCTCGTCCCCCTTCTCCCCCCCTCCTCGACTCTCCACCTTCAGACCCCTGTCAGCAAAGCCTTTTTCTTGCGGTTACCTGCCTGTTCTGCTACCTTAATGCACTTGATTTCCAGCCGGGGCACACCGCCGGGACACCGTGCTCCGTCCCGGTCGGCGATCGAATCCCACCGGTCAGCAAGGAGCGGTCCATGGACTACAAAGAGACTCTCAATCTGCCGCAGACAGACTTTCCCATGCGGGGCAACCTGCCGAAGCGCGAACCCGAAATCCTCAGGCACTGGGAAGAGATCGGGCTCGAGGCAAAGCTCGAGGAGGCCGGCAGGGGCAGGCCGAATTTCACCCTGCACGACGGCCCCCCCTACGCCAACGGCCACATTCACATCGGACACGCCCTAAACAAGATCCTCAAGGACATCATAGTCAAGAGCAAGCGGATGCAGGGATACTATGCGCCCTACATCCCCGGCTGGGACTGCCACGGCCTGCCCATCGAACTGAAGGTCGACCAGAAGCTGGGCAAGAAGAAGCGCGAGATGACCAAGGCGCAGATCCGCAAGGAATGCCGCCGCTACGCCGAGGAATGGATCGACATCCAGCGCCGCGAATTCATCCGCCTCGGCGTGCTCGGCGACTGGCAGCATCCCTACCTGACCATGACCGACGACTACGAGGCGGCCACAGCCCGCGAGCTGGCCCGCTTCGCCGAGCGGGGCGGCCTGTTCAAGGGCAAGAAGCCGGTACACTGGTGCTCGTCCTGCGTCACCGCCCTGGCCGAAGCCGAGGTCGAGTACGCCGATCACACCTCACCTTCCATCTATGTCCGCTTCCGCTTCAACGGCGAGCTGCCGGCAAGCCTGCAGGAGGCGGTCGGCGAGCGCCCCCTCGACTTCGTCATCTGGACCACCACTCCCTGGACCATTCCGGCCAACCTCGGCATCTGCCTCAATCCCGATCTCGACTACGTCGTCGTCGAAACCGGCGCCGACCTGCTGGTGATGGCCGAGGGGCTGTGGCAGCAGGTGATGCAGGCCATCGGACGCGAAGACGGCCGGATCATCGCCCGCTTCCGGGCGGCCGACTTCGAGCGCAAGAAGTGCCGCCACCCCTTCTACGACCGCGACTCGCTGATCATTCTCGGCGACCACGTCACCCTCGAGGCCGGTACCGGCTGCGTCCACACCGCGCCCGGCCACGGCACCGACGACTACCTGGTCGGCCTGAAATACGGCCTCGAAGTCTACAATCCGGTCGACGACTACGGCCGCTACCTGCAGGACCTCGAGTTCTTCGGCGGCATGAAGCTGAAGGAGGCCAACGTCGCCGTCAACGACAAGCTGGCCGAGGTCGGCGCCCTGCTTCAGGCCGGCGAGGTCTCGCACAGCTATCCCCACTGCTGGCGCTGCAAGAAGCCGGTCATATTCCGCGCCACCGAACAGTGGTTCATTTCGATGGAAGCCAACGACCTGCGACGCAAGGCGCTGGAGCACATCAATGACGTCGAGTGGATTCCCCACTGGGGGCGGGAGCGGATCTACAACATGATCGCCAACCGCCCCGACTGGTGCATCAGCCGCCAGCGCACCTGGGGCGTGCCGATCACCGTCTTCTACTGCGAGAAGTGCGGCCACGCCCTGGCCGACGGCAAGACCATGCACCATGTCGCCGACCTGTTCGAAAAGGGCGGCTCGGACATCTGGTTCGAAAAGGAGGCCAGCGAACTGCTGCCAGAGGGTACCGTCTGCCCCAAATGCGGTGGCGACAGCTTCCGCAAGGAGATGGACATCCTCGACGTCTGGTTCGACTCCGGCGTCTCCCAGGCGGCGGTGATCGAACCGAACCCGCGCCTGAGCTACCCCGCCGACCTCTACCTCGAGGGAAGCGACCAGCACCGCGGCTGGTTCCACAGCTCGCTGCTGGCGGCGGTCGGCACCCGCGACGTCGCCCCCTACAAGGCGGTGCTGACGCACGGCTTCGTCCTCGACCCCAAGGGGCGGCCGATGTCCAAGTCCCTGGGCAACGTCGTCTCGCCGCTCGAGGTGATCGACAAGTACGGGGCCGAAATCCTGCGACTGTGGGTCGCCACCCAGGACTACCGCAACGACACCCGTTGCGGCGAAGACATCCTGCGCCAGGTTTCCGAAGCCTACCGGCGCATCCGCAACACCGCCCGCTACATTCTCGGCAACCTGCACGGCTTCGACCCGGCCGCCCACAGCGTGCCGCTTGATCAGCTGCTCGAGCTCGACCGCTGGGCACTCTCCCGCCTGGCCGACCTGGAGGCGCGGGTGCGCAAGGCCTACGACGACTACCAGTTCCACATCCTCTACCACGCGGTGCACAACTTCTGCGCCGTCGACATG
It encodes the following:
- a CDS encoding endonuclease III domain-containing protein — its product is MHQSPPRDPGTTLLALYQRLFDHFGPQNWWPADSPFETAVGAILTQNTAWTNVEKAIANLRRADALSCEALLKTPRKQLEEMIRPAGFFRQKSERLHLFCRHLRDHHDGNLERLLAAPTAVARLELLELKGVGPETADSILLYGGNHASFVVDAYTRRLLQRLDLLPGRGTYDEIRTFFMRNLPVDAALFNEYHALIVILCKDYCRKRNPRCQSCPLIGLCRYPESAHPLTEGKKRR
- a CDS encoding plasmid mobilization protein, whose protein sequence is MGKTVKNPKRFIISCRVNDEEMKLLQKRAREAGTNISNLLRASLEIDRMNQRQAV
- the ileS gene encoding isoleucine--tRNA ligase; this translates as MDYKETLNLPQTDFPMRGNLPKREPEILRHWEEIGLEAKLEEAGRGRPNFTLHDGPPYANGHIHIGHALNKILKDIIVKSKRMQGYYAPYIPGWDCHGLPIELKVDQKLGKKKREMTKAQIRKECRRYAEEWIDIQRREFIRLGVLGDWQHPYLTMTDDYEAATARELARFAERGGLFKGKKPVHWCSSCVTALAEAEVEYADHTSPSIYVRFRFNGELPASLQEAVGERPLDFVIWTTTPWTIPANLGICLNPDLDYVVVETGADLLVMAEGLWQQVMQAIGREDGRIIARFRAADFERKKCRHPFYDRDSLIILGDHVTLEAGTGCVHTAPGHGTDDYLVGLKYGLEVYNPVDDYGRYLQDLEFFGGMKLKEANVAVNDKLAEVGALLQAGEVSHSYPHCWRCKKPVIFRATEQWFISMEANDLRRKALEHINDVEWIPHWGRERIYNMIANRPDWCISRQRTWGVPITVFYCEKCGHALADGKTMHHVADLFEKGGSDIWFEKEASELLPEGTVCPKCGGDSFRKEMDILDVWFDSGVSQAAVIEPNPRLSYPADLYLEGSDQHRGWFHSSLLAAVGTRDVAPYKAVLTHGFVLDPKGRPMSKSLGNVVSPLEVIDKYGAEILRLWVATQDYRNDTRCGEDILRQVSEAYRRIRNTARYILGNLHGFDPAAHSVPLDQLLELDRWALSRLADLEARVRKAYDDYQFHILYHAVHNFCAVDMSAFYLDVLKDRLYTAPAASTARRSAQTAIYRILDALTRLIAPVLSFTAEEIWRHMPGQREESVHLALFPDEISALRNPELEERYERLLQLRSAVSKALEVARNAKLIGHSLDARVRIEAPEGPWRELVERYLDQLPTLCIVSQVEMAEGLEDAEAAGDIPGLKVRVDRAQGEKCQRCWNYSPSTGQDESHPGICQRCTEALAG